The Sorangiineae bacterium MSr11954 DNA segment ATGCGGCTTCTACGCTCCCCCTCACGCATCCCCCGCGAGCTCGTGTCGGTGCTCGCGACGACCGCCATCGTCTTCGTTGCGCGATCTTCCTTCGCCGATCACTACCGAGTGCCCTCCGGATCCATGGAGCCCACCGTGCACCCGGGCGACCGCATCGTCGTCTCCAAGCTCGCCTACGGCTTACGCGTCCCGCTCACCCATGTGCAAATGATCACCTTCCACGCCCCCGCCCGCGGCGATGTGGTGGTGCTCGAGTCGCCCGAGAGCGGCATCGTGCTGCTCAAACGGGTGGTGGCCGTGGGCGGCGACCGGGTCGGCGTTCACGAGGGGCTGCTCACCATCAACGGCGTGGTGCAGCCCACCACGGTGGGCGATGGCGGCCAGATCGCCGAGTCGCTCGATGGCCGGGTGCACGCGCTTGGCTCGCTCGGCGGCACCGAGCTGCCCGAAACGGAGGTCCCGGCCGGGCAGCTCTTGGTGATGGGCGACAACCGCGGCGACAGCCACGATGGCCGTGACTTCGGCTTCGTCGCCCGCGACATGGTGCTCGGACGCGCCATGGCCGTCTTCTCGCGCAAGGGCGCGCTCGGCTGGAACCCGCTCTGATCGATCGGGCTACGCGCCAATCGCACGCATCAGCATCGGAAACGCGATGTGCATTTCACGCTGCCAGTAGGGCCATGTGTGGGTACCCGGCCCGTAGAGGTTGACCCGCACATTGGCGCCGAGGAACCGCAGCTTTTTTGCAAACTCCACGTTCATGGCGTTCCAACGCACCTCGTTTGGATCGTCCGGCTGGCCGGGCGGATCCAGGGGCCCGGCCTTCCCATTGCCGCACGAAATGTAGAGCGGGGTGCCGAGCAGCAAAAAAGCCAGGTCGGCCGGGTTGTGCACGCGCCAGATCCACTCTTGCTTCTTGGGATCGCCCCAAAGCGCCAAAGGATCGCGACCGTGGGCGGCCACCAGCTCCTGCAGCAACTTGGGCGTATCGCGAAAACGCGTATCGATCACACCGCTGAACGAAGCGGCGGCGCTGAACATACCGGGATGTCGGGCTACATACGAGAGCGCACCAAAACCGCCCATGGATAATCCGGCAATCGCGCGGCGACCGCTGGCCCGATACGAACGCTCCAGAATGGATCGCACCTCGGTGAGGTGAAAGGTCTCCCATCCCGGCGGTCCACCGCGACCATGGTTCCACCAGTTCGAATACCAGCCCACGCGATCGGCCTCCGGCATCACCACCAACACGTCCGTGTTCGCGGTGAGCGCGGCAATGTCGGTTTCACGGGTCCATGCCGTGTAGTCGTCACAACATCCGTAAAGTAAGTAGAGCACCGGCCACCGCCGGCGCGCATCCGCATAAAAGCGTTTCGGCAGAATCAACCGCACCTTGGTCCGAGCGCGCAGAGCCCGAGAATCGATCGTCAAATCGACGATGCGCGGCGCGATGGGCTGCTCGTCGACCACGGCAGGCGGAAACGCCTCTTCGCCCTCGTCTGCGCCAGCATACGCTTCATGGGACAAGCCTGATTCCACCGACATCGTCGACGATGCGCTCACAAAATCCGACGACTCTTCGGTCGAATCTGCGGCCAAATCTGCGGTCGAAAGCGATGCGTCTGC contains these protein-coding regions:
- the lepB gene encoding signal peptidase I, encoding MRLLRSPSRIPRELVSVLATTAIVFVARSSFADHYRVPSGSMEPTVHPGDRIVVSKLAYGLRVPLTHVQMITFHAPARGDVVVLESPESGIVLLKRVVAVGGDRVGVHEGLLTINGVVQPTTVGDGGQIAESLDGRVHALGSLGGTELPETEVPAGQLLVMGDNRGDSHDGRDFGFVARDMVLGRAMAVFSRKGALGWNPL
- a CDS encoding esterase family protein; translated protein: MSHEAYAGADEGEEAFPPAVVDEQPIAPRIVDLTIDSRALRARTKVRLILPKRFYADARRRWPVLYLLYGCCDDYTAWTRETDIAALTANTDVLVVMPEADRVGWYSNWWNHGRGGPPGWETFHLTEVRSILERSYRASGRRAIAGLSMGGFGALSYVARHPGMFSAAASFSGVIDTRFRDTPKLLQELVAAHGRDPLALWGDPKKQEWIWRVHNPADLAFLLLGTPLYISCGNGKAGPLDPPGQPDDPNEVRWNAMNVEFAKKLRFLGANVRVNLYGPGTHTWPYWQREMHIAFPMLMRAIGA